One Chloroflexota bacterium DNA window includes the following coding sequences:
- a CDS encoding restriction endonuclease has product MSNSLYYGDNLDVLRRKIRDETVDLCYIDPPFNSKRTYNQIYNNFGQEDKAQAQAFIDTWKWDDHSNSGLAQIFDNTHGLYPSQCIELINGLLKVLRKGSMLAYLVNMTLRIAEIHRVLKPSGTFFLHCDPTASHYLKLILDTIFVSQGGEFQNEIIWCYSIGGKSSKRFAEKHDVILFYTKSNDDTHTFNRQGAIIPRKPNSHMKVRSTADGRLYQEKTDKKSGKVYRYFLDDGKIAEDWWIDIETLNRGDSERLGYPTQKPERLLERIIGTFSNEGDCIFDAYCGCGTTINVAQRLERKWIGIDITYQSIGLILRRLEDSFGTQSVTNIQLSGVPRDMDGARALANKKDDRTRKEFEKWAVLTFSNNRAVINDKKGADHGIDGKAFVQESMNNQRPIVFSVKSGHNLNVSMVRDLHGVIAREDAAAGILITLEPPTKPMSHEAKAAGTYQNPYMSNPFDRIQLVSVESILQGERLRLPLTHEVLKRAETYSAGENLSFGL; this is encoded by the coding sequence ATGAGTAATTCACTTTATTATGGAGACAATCTTGACGTACTACGTAGAAAAATTCGCGATGAGACGGTTGACCTCTGTTATATCGATCCTCCATTCAACTCTAAAAGAACCTACAATCAAATCTATAATAATTTTGGCCAAGAAGATAAGGCTCAAGCTCAAGCATTTATCGATACTTGGAAATGGGATGATCATTCAAATAGCGGGTTAGCCCAAATCTTTGATAATACTCATGGTTTATATCCATCACAGTGTATAGAATTAATTAATGGACTCCTAAAGGTACTAAGAAAAGGCAGTATGCTTGCCTATTTAGTAAATATGACCCTTCGTATCGCAGAAATTCATCGAGTATTAAAACCATCAGGAACATTCTTTCTCCATTGTGATCCTACGGCAAGTCACTATCTGAAACTTATTCTTGATACTATATTTGTTTCTCAAGGTGGCGAATTTCAGAATGAGATTATTTGGTGTTATTCAATTGGTGGGAAATCAAGCAAACGATTTGCAGAAAAACATGATGTTATACTTTTTTATACAAAGTCAAATGATGATACCCACACATTTAATAGACAAGGTGCTATCATTCCCCGCAAACCAAACAGTCATATGAAAGTACGTTCTACGGCTGATGGGAGACTATATCAAGAAAAAACTGATAAAAAATCAGGAAAAGTATATCGTTATTTTCTTGATGATGGGAAAATTGCTGAAGATTGGTGGATAGATATTGAAACCTTAAATAGAGGAGATAGTGAGCGATTAGGATATCCTACGCAGAAACCTGAACGCCTTCTGGAACGCATTATTGGAACATTTAGCAATGAAGGTGATTGTATTTTTGATGCTTATTGTGGATGTGGTACTACTATTAATGTTGCCCAACGATTAGAACGGAAATGGATTGGAATTGATATTACATATCAAAGTATAGGATTAATTTTACGACGTTTAGAAGACTCATTTGGAACACAGTCCGTTACAAATATTCAGCTTTCTGGTGTGCCGCGAGACATGGATGGAGCTAGGGCATTAGCGAATAAAAAAGACGATCGCACTCGTAAAGAGTTTGAGAAATGGGCAGTTCTTACATTTTCTAATAATAGAGCAGTCATTAATGATAAAAAAGGAGCTGATCATGGTATTGATGGTAAAGCTTTTGTTCAAGAATCGATGAATAATCAGAGACCTATTGTATTTTCTGTTAAATCAGGTCATAACTTGAATGTATCAATGGTTCGCGATTTACATGGTGTTATTGCAAGAGAGGATGCTGCGGCGGGTATCTTGATTACTCTTGAACCACCTACAAAACCAATGAGTCATGAAGCAAAAGCCGCAGGAACGTATCAAAATCCCTATATGAGTAATCCATTTGATCGAATTCAATTAGTGAGTGTTGAATCTATTCTCCAAGGAGAACGGCTTCGGTTACCATTAACTCATGAGGTTCTTAAACGCGCAGAGACTTATTCAGCAGGAGAAAACTTATCTTTTGGGCTATAA
- a CDS encoding ATP-binding protein: MWIPKTEAELQQAIDQGIEESATFDAKQQIASKSVEIAKDFAAMANDGGVIIYGIGEENGQLKILTPIDLDGVPEKLAQIAMYSLQPPLKIHISAFSAEADPLKGYIVVIIPSSPFAPHQVTVKQENRFYGRSSRGNIPLNEGDIARLYQRRLAGETSAREIIKDAVKILDIPPHPDYGRMYIAIKPTQGFTQVFSGIPRFNDADWNRSFYELVAKAHQAYNFNIGFNPSFIDGVQNDKRIIEGWKFRAYRGSDPAKNHDILASNISVNVHHDGSIYICCGRISEKGEDWFFLFEAGIAKILVQTLWIANHLYQQAGYIGNLNIGLRIEGIQGSKVFRGQSYDSPIMERDSFETIAQHSALVVQSNILGIAEELIKPFLIEATQGTYNPFEKDITLKS; the protein is encoded by the coding sequence ATGTGGATTCCAAAAACTGAAGCAGAATTGCAACAAGCCATTGACCAAGGTATTGAAGAGTCGGCAACCTTTGATGCGAAACAGCAAATTGCGAGCAAATCTGTAGAGATCGCCAAAGATTTTGCTGCTATGGCGAATGATGGTGGTGTGATTATTTACGGTATTGGCGAAGAGAATGGTCAATTAAAAATCCTTACTCCAATCGATTTAGACGGCGTTCCAGAAAAACTGGCTCAAATAGCAATGTACAGTCTGCAACCACCGCTCAAAATTCATATATCTGCTTTTTCCGCAGAAGCAGATCCGCTGAAGGGATATATCGTTGTGATAATTCCATCATCGCCCTTTGCGCCGCATCAGGTTACGGTTAAACAAGAGAATCGATTTTATGGACGGAGTTCGCGGGGTAACATTCCATTAAACGAAGGTGATATTGCACGTCTCTATCAGCGTCGTCTTGCTGGAGAAACAAGTGCGAGAGAGATCATTAAGGATGCTGTAAAGATACTCGACATTCCTCCTCATCCAGATTATGGAAGAATGTATATTGCTATCAAACCAACCCAAGGATTTACCCAAGTGTTTTCAGGTATTCCTCGTTTTAATGATGCAGATTGGAATAGATCTTTTTATGAACTGGTAGCCAAAGCTCATCAGGCCTACAATTTCAACATAGGTTTTAATCCATCTTTTATTGATGGAGTACAAAATGATAAACGTATCATTGAAGGCTGGAAATTTCGTGCTTATAGAGGTTCTGATCCAGCTAAAAATCATGATATATTAGCCTCTAATATATCAGTCAATGTTCATCATGATGGTTCAATATATATATGCTGTGGGAGAATTTCGGAGAAAGGAGAGGATTGGTTTTTCCTCTTCGAGGCGGGTATAGCTAAAATATTGGTTCAAACTTTATGGATAGCAAATCACTTATATCAACAAGCGGGATATATAGGGAATCTCAATATCGGTTTACGTATCGAAGGAATTCAGGGAAGTAAGGTATTTCGTGGACAAAGCTATGATTCTCCTATAATGGAAAGAGATTCATTTGAAACAATAGCCCAGCATAGTGCTTTAGTTGTACAAAGTAATATTCTTGGAATTGCAGAGGAACTCATCAAACCATTTCTTATTGAAGCAACCCAAGGAACATATAATCCTTTCGAAAAGGATATCACTTTAAAGTCCTAA
- a CDS encoding replication-relaxation family protein: MVFSTPIGLNPIEMQILVLVARLGRLLSRHLRTAWGHPFTVTIQTVNRTLVKLVDAKLLTYCEHFQSHGYDPRGAIGWTRHGRLYSLTPLGWEIVKQALPMLEEGSERLAPTMFNPQHQAEHQIEYAEVITSLIQSLPYVPGIVGMSSYIEMDLGPTARPRADGIVVVRRWADATKPDCERSSLYPWLGIGQQQGQIDQLYAIEIDRGTEELSIITGKAHSYGELYRSKYWEGRYQWPLIAFTVPSERRKRAVLDAWEIGWPGSQLLIATIDDVRESGILTPIWTAQYTKHGQRIQQPHRFLRAGWFEAKI; this comes from the coding sequence ATGGTATTTTCAACACCCATTGGCTTGAATCCCATCGAAATGCAGATCCTCGTGCTCGTTGCTCGGCTTGGCCGATTACTCTCGCGTCACCTACGCACAGCCTGGGGGCATCCGTTTACCGTGACGATTCAAACGGTCAATCGCACGTTGGTCAAACTGGTTGATGCGAAATTACTGACCTACTGCGAACACTTTCAATCGCATGGCTATGATCCGCGTGGTGCAATCGGCTGGACGCGCCATGGCCGCCTATATAGTCTCACGCCGCTCGGCTGGGAGATCGTCAAACAGGCCTTACCCATGCTTGAAGAAGGCAGTGAGCGACTTGCACCCACGATGTTTAATCCGCAGCACCAGGCTGAACATCAAATTGAGTATGCCGAGGTTATCACCAGTTTGATTCAATCGCTACCATATGTGCCTGGTATTGTCGGCATGAGCAGTTATATTGAGATGGACTTAGGCCCAACCGCACGGCCACGCGCTGATGGGATTGTCGTGGTGCGCCGCTGGGCTGATGCGACGAAGCCCGATTGCGAGCGCTCGTCGTTGTATCCGTGGCTTGGGATTGGCCAACAACAGGGGCAGATCGATCAACTTTATGCGATCGAGATTGATCGGGGAACTGAGGAGCTGAGTATTATCACGGGCAAAGCCCACTCCTATGGAGAGTTGTATCGCTCGAAGTATTGGGAAGGTCGCTATCAATGGCCGCTGATTGCCTTTACCGTGCCGAGCGAACGTCGCAAACGGGCAGTGCTCGATGCATGGGAAATCGGCTGGCCCGGGAGCCAATTGCTGATCGCCACGATTGATGATGTGCGTGAGTCAGGTATTCTCACGCCGATCTGGACAGCCCAGTATACAAAACATGGCCAACGCATTCAGCAGCCGCATCGCTTTTTAAGGGCAGGGTGGTTTGAGGCAAAGATATAG